One segment of Prionailurus bengalensis isolate Pbe53 chromosome X, Fcat_Pben_1.1_paternal_pri, whole genome shotgun sequence DNA contains the following:
- the LOC122477033 gene encoding transcription factor SPT20 homolog, with translation MQQSLEQALDRADYIIASAQQRPPKRKGSASGGASLDEKLYDLYVEECGKEPEATEELRSNVNLLEKLLRRESLPCLVVNLYPGKEGYSLMLESENGSYSETIRLPYEEGELLEYLDAEQLPPALVDLLEKSQVNFFHSGCVIAQVRDYRQCSREPPGYASRHILLRPTMQTLACDVQSMTSDDQTWTQEDRLLLESQLILATAEPLCLDPSVSVACTANRLLYNKQKMNTGPMKRSFKRYSAPSLNRQQELSHRPPPPELRVWPSYKKSRESTTSENCDFVISKPGNYVDTWKQRPCDLAVPSEVDVQKYAKWEKFVKYDESQPTDWPAHEAKDDFEFGYEGGDESQSQPAFMQSLNDPLISGKRRVRKKIRYERQASPPHSSTGDHSTSVLPRSKSDAGREVTVSQSSSGSASLSQLPPGKETEEPEIVCVQSSVLGKAVSHPSPAIKPPSSSGKTWSGNSFTPWQGSSFLKSLSPAPASKPPSPSQKSPVEVNPISTFPVATVSTTSSLQRTLATQVTANSQKSSVEVKQASVLPAATLTTTSSSQRTLTNPITVNFPKPSAEVIQISMLPPVTLSTTSLSQRTLATQAMARSQKSSVQVTRASVIPAAAVSTTSSSQRTLTTPVTVNSQKSSVEVIRVNMPPTATLSSASSSERTLATHVMAKSCKSSVEVTPVSILPKATISTTSLSQKTLTTPVMATSQKSSVEVIQVSRPPTATLCTTSTSQRTSATQVTAKSQKSSTQVTQVSILPKTTISTTGSSQRSLATQVTAKSQKSLAKVTQVRILPKTTISTTGSSQRSLATQVTAKSQKSPAKVTQVRILPKTTISTTGLSQRSLATQVTAKSQKSPAKVTQVRILPKTTISTTGSSQRSLATQVTAKSQKSSAKVTQVRILPKTTISTTGSSQRSLATQFTAKSQKSPAKVTQVRILPKTTISTTGSSQRSLATQSTDSSAGPNITQVVGPVSGVQAWARDSSLGQGSTTGATAPAGIKPSNLPSGSWPPNVGPTALQPPSQAGAQFFFKDAPSIRPVSMFQLPQGSYLLNTQQLNTQQQPQQQWLYQLIPQQQLQQPTASSQQPTAPHPQQPVSQGSSAQGSTSQRTALSAQQAVVLNLAGAGSLLQPLQAAVLSPLGCVESQRRPEQSGSQHTLQLSSALQLQPQQQVELRILPHPVPLTTVAAPTAQPHPSSEQTANQSTGKMKKGTPTTPKS, from the coding sequence ATGCAACAGTCTTTAGAACAAGCTCTGGACCGTGCGGACTATATCATTGCCAGTGCCCAGCAGAGGCCTCCTAAAAGGAAAGGCTCAGCGAGTGGGGGAGCATCTCTGGATGAAAAACTTTATGACCTGTATGTGGAAGAATGCGGGAAGGAGCCTGAGGCTACGGAGGAATTAAGAAGCAACGTGAACTTGTTGGAGAAGCTCCTGAGGAGAGAGTCGTTGCCGTGCTTAGTGGTCAACCTATACCCAGGAAAGGAGGGATATTCGCTGATGCTCGAGAGTGAAAATGGATCCTATTCGGAGACCATTCGACTGCCTTACGAAGAAGGGGAGTTGCTCGAATACTTGGATGCTGAACAATTACCTCCTGCTCTGGTGGATCTCCTGGAAAAATCTCAGGTTAACTTTTTTCACTCTGGGTGTGTCATAGCCCAGGTACGGGACTACCGGCAGTGCAGTCGGGAACCTCCCGGCTACGCGAGCAGGCATATTCTCCTGCGGCCAACGATGCAGACGTTAGCCTGCGATGTGCAGTCCATGACCAGCGATGACCAGACCTGGACCCAGGAAGACAGGCTTTTGCTGGAGAGCCAGCTGATCTTAGCTACGGCCGAACCGCTGTGTCTTGATCCTTCTGTATCAGTAGCCTGCACTGCAAACAGGCTGCTCTATAACAAGCAAAAGATGAACACTGGCCCCATGAAAAGGAGCTTCAAGAGGTATTCTGCACCCTCCCTGAACCGGCAGCAGGAGCTGTCTCATCGTCCACCTCCTCCTGAGCTGAGAGTATGGCCTTCTtacaaaaaaagcagagaaagtacAACAAGTGAGAATTGTGACTTCGTAATTTCTAAACCGGGGAATTATGTAGATACGTGGAAACAGAGACCCTGTGACTTGGCTGTACCTTCTGAAGTGGACGTGCAGAAATATGCTAAATGGGAGAAGTTTGTCAAATATGATGAGTCACAACCAACAGACTGGCCAGCCCACGAGGCAAAAGATGATTTTGAATTTGGATATGAAGGTGGCGATGAGTCTCAAAGCCAGCCAGCCTTCATGCAGTCACTTAATGATCCACTTATCTCTGGTAAAAGAAGGGTACGTAAAAAAATCAGATATGAAAGACAGGCGTCCCCTCCGCACTCCTCCACAGGTGACCATTCAACTAGTGTTCTGCCTAGGTCAAAGAGTGATGCTGGGAGGGAAGTCACTGTGTCACAGAGCTCCAGTGGCTCAGCCAGCCTCAGCCAGCTGCCtccagggaaagaaacagaagagccTGAGATCGTGTGTGTTCAGTCTTCAGTCCTGGGGAAGGCAGTCAGCCATCCATCTCCAGCCATCAAACCTCCCTCAAGCTCAGGAAAGACTTGGTCAGGTAACAGTTTTACTCCATGGCAGGGAAGCAGCTTTCTTAAATCTCTATCTCCTGCTCCAGCTTCTAAGCCACCAAGTCCTTCCCAGAAATCCCCTGTGGAAGTGAATCCAATCAGCACATTTCCTGTGGCCACTGTGTCTACCACCAGCTCTCTACAAAGAACCTTGGCCACCCAGGTCACAGCAAATTCCCAGAAATCCTCTGTGGAAGTGAAACAAGCTAGCGTGCTTCCTGCAGCCACCCTGACTACCACCAGCTCATCGCAAAGAACTCTGACCAATCCGATCACAGTCAACTTTCCGAAACCTTCTGCAGAAGTGATTCAAATTAGTATGCTTCCTCCAGTCACTTTGTCCACTACCAGTTTATCACAAAGAACCTTGGCCACCCAGGCCATGGCCAGATCTCAGAAATCCTCTGTGCAAGTGACTCGAGCTAGCGTGATTCCTGCAGCCGCTGTGTCCACTACCAGCTCATCACAAAGAACCTTGACTACCCCAGTCACGGTCAATTCCCAGAAATCCTCTGTGGAAGTGATTCGAGTTAACATGCCTCCTACAGCTACTTTGTCCAGTGCTAGCTCCTCAGAGAGAACCTTGGCCACCCATGTCATGGCCAAGTCCTGCAAATCTTCTGTGGAAGTGACTCCAGTTAGTATACTTCCTAAAGCCACCATATCTACTACCAGCTTATCACAAAAAACCCTGACCACCCCAGTCATGGCCACTTCCCAGAAATCCTCTGTGGAAGTGATTCAAGTTTCCAGGCCTCCTACAGCTACTTTGTGTACTACCAGCACATCACAGAGAACCTCGGCCACCCAGGTCACAGCCAAGTCCCAGAAATCTTCTACGCAAGTGACTCAAGTTAGTATACTTCCTAAAACCACCATATCCACTACCGGCTCATCACAAAGAAGCCTGGCCACCCAGGTCACGGCCAAGTCCCAGAAATCTCTTGCGAAAGTGACTCAAGTTAGGATACTTCCTAAAACCACCATATCCACTACCGGCTCATCACAAAGAAGCCTGGCCACCCAGGTCACGGCCAAGTCCCAGAAATCTCCTGCGAAAGTGACTCAAGTTAGGATACTTCCTAAAACCACCATATCCACTACCGGCTTATCACAAAGAAGCCTGGCCACCCAGGTCACGGCCAAGTCCCAGAAATCTCCTGCGAAAGTGACTCAAGTTAGGATACTTCCTAAAACCACCATATCCACTACAGGCTCATCACAAAGAAGCCTGGCCACCCAGGTCACGGCCAAGTCCCAGAAATCTTCTGCAAAAGTGACTCAAGTTAGGATACTTCCTAAAACCACCATATCCACTACCGGCTCATCACAAAGAAGCCTGGCCACCCAGTTCACGGCCAAGTCCCAGAAATCTCCTGCAAAAGTGACTCAAGTTAGGATACTTCCTAAAACCACCATATCCACTACCGGCTCATCACAAAGAAGCCTGGCCACCCAGTCCACAGACAGTTCTGCTGGCCCCAACATCACCCAAGTGGTGGGCCCTGTCAGTGGAGTCCAGGCTTGGGCAAGGGATTCCAGCCTTGGGCAGGGCTCTACCACTGGGGCCACAGCTCCTGCGGGAATCAAGCCCAGTAACCTGCCCTCAGGATCTTGGCCACCAAATGTAGGGCccacggcactgcagcctcctTCTCAAGCAggtgctcagtttttttttaaagatgccccAAGTATCAGGCCGGTAAGCATGTTCCAGCTTCCACAAGGTTCATACCTTTTGAACACCCAGCAACTGAACACACAGCAACAGCCTCAGCAGCAGTGGCTCTATCAGCTGATTCCACAACAACAACTTCAACAACCTACAGCTTCCAGTCAGCAGCCCACAGCTCCTCATCCTCAGCAGCCAGTATCACAGGGTTCAAGTGCACAAGGGTCAACCAGTCAGAGAACAGCCTTATCTGCTCAGCAAGCTGTTGTCCTTAACCTTGCTGGAGCAGGAAGTTTGCTGCAGCCCCTGCAGGCAGCTGTGTTGTCTCCACTTGGCTGTGTGGAGAGCCAGAGAAGACCTGAGCAGAGTGGCTCTCAGCACACACTGCAGCTGTCGTCTGCCTTACAgctgcagccccagcagcaggTAGAGCTGAGAATTCTGCCACACCCAGTGCCTCTGACAACAGTGGCCGCCCCAACAGCTCAGCCACATCCATCTAGCGAGCAGACAGCAAATCAGTCAACAggtaaaatgaagaaaggcaCACCAACCACTCCAAAATCCTAG